In Haematobia irritans isolate KBUSLIRL chromosome 1, ASM5000362v1, whole genome shotgun sequence, a genomic segment contains:
- the LOC142222523 gene encoding sarcocystatin-A-like, producing MLKFFVLLTLSTLILVNATEDTPQRGCGGCRTPLEGDDLREAENLLKTSLSKLAAGDGPSFSIEKINSAYRQVVGGTRYGFNVDLNDSTSGHKNCDIDLIFLISTPNEVEVTYKCGDEEEVTKTHVA from the exons atgttgaagtTCTTCGTACTCTTGACTTTGTCGACATTGATCTTGGTCAATGCTACTGAAGACACCCCACAAAGAGGATGCGGTGGATGCAGAACCCCTTTAGAGGGTGATGATCTTAGGGAAGCTGAAAATCTATTAAAGACTTCCTTGTCGAAACTAGCAGCTGGTGATGGTCCATCCTTTAG TATCGAAAAGATCAACTCGGCTTATAGACAAGTAGTGGGTGGTACTAGATATGGTTTCAATGTGGATTTGAATGACAGCACCAGCGGTCACAAAAATTGCGATATTGATTTGATTTTCCTGATTAGTACGCCAAATGAAGTTGAAGTCACCTATAAATGTGGAGATGAAGAAGAAGTAACTAAAACTCATGTAGCTTGA
- the LOC142222524 gene encoding uncharacterized protein LOC142222524 — MKILFKFIVLLIAVEFVLGQDILLGKQKQRAGCAQVDFNDPTKITYWSPFGGIGPVVGHGIDNNEAKNMLTTALENLQTIDENQYRIDKIITAVKCLFTNGLYEFNVTLTDKNEQIKTCVVQIYKNYGRTEDDAMITTAVVVACDDEPQYVKMYNEVQN, encoded by the exons ATGAAAATTCTATTCAAATTCATTGTGCTGCTCATTGCAGTTGAGTTTGTTTTAGGTCAAGACATACTACTCGGAAAGCAGAAACAACGGGCTGGTTGTGCTCAGGTGGATTTCAATGATCCAACTAAAATCACATATTGGAGTCCATTTGGTGGTATTGGACCGGTTGTGGGACATGGCATCGATAACAATGAGGCTAAAAACATGTTAACAACAGCATTGGAAAATCTTCAAACGATTGATGAAAATCAATACAG AATTGATAAAATTATTACCGCTGTCAAATGCCTATTTACAAATGGTCTCTATGAATTTAATGTCACCCTCACTGATAAGAACGAGCAAATCAAAACTTGCGTTGTACAGATTTATAAGAATTATGGTCGAACAGAGGATGATGCCATGATTACGACGGCTGTTGTGGTGGCCTGCGATGATGAACCTCAATATGTGAAGATGTACAATGAAGTTCAGAATTAA
- the LOC142219430 gene encoding sarcocystatin-A-like codes for MMKIAFVVVLAVLAVVKAEDVPCLGCESTLSPEKAAATLNNSLNKLTAGEGPHYKLVKINRASSQVVQGMYYRINADLMDEHNHTKTCDIDIVDFNDVKVTFKCPDEPEVQRTHA; via the exons atgatgAAGATTGCTTTTGTCGTAGTTTTGGCTGTTCTTGCCGTTGTTAAGGCCGAAGATGTCCCATGCTTGGGTTGTGAATCTACTTTAAGCCCTGAAAAGGCGGCCGCTACACTTAACAATTCATTGAACAAATTGACTGCTGGTGAAGGACCCCACTACAA aCTTGTCAAAATCAACAGGGCCTCCAGCCAAGTTGTCCAAGGTATGTACTATAGAATCAATGCCGATTTAATGGATGAGCATAACCACACCAAGACCTGTGATATCGACATTGTTGACTTTAATGATGTTAAGGTTACTTTCAAATGCCCCGATGAACCTGAAGTACAAAGAACCCATGCCTAa
- the LOC142219431 gene encoding sarcocystatin-A-like, whose protein sequence is MLKFIIILSLVNLVLSQTMSNPETPCPGCFFASEGAEEVLNKSLSKQSGDGPYFKLVKINSAKQQFINGMKYVINADLRINFHMLKGCNFTIIVNSSPDIPTLVDVKCPGVVSAWTHWQ, encoded by the exons atgttgaagtttattataattttgtcgTTGGTAAATTTAGTGCTATCTCAGACAATGAGTAATCCTGAAACACCTTGTCCAGGATGTTTCTTTGCTTCCGAAGGAGCTGAAGAAGTATTGAATAAATCACTGTCAAAACAATCGGGAGATGGACCTTATTTTAA gctTGTTAAAATAAATAGTGCCAAGCAGCAATTTATAAATGGCATGAAATATGTAATCAATGCTGATTTAAGGATCAACTTCCATATGCTAAAGGGTTGTAATTTCACCATAATTGTGAATTCCAGTCCTGATATACCAACCTTAGTTGATGTTAAATGTCCTGGAGTTGTTTCAGCATGGACTCATTGGCAATGA